CATGATAAGGAAAAGGACCAAATTCAAATTGCACGATATCTCGACCTCTCCCGCCATTGCCGCCTCCATTGAAGCCTCACCCGCACAGGTGCTCGGCCCGGCAAGTCTTGCCGGTATCTTTCCACAGGGCGTGCGTGTTTATCTGACAGACACCGGACAGGCCTCGCAGGACAGGCTGGTCGACGCTGCAAAACACCTCCGCGATCTCGGCTACACACCAGTGCCGCATCTCGCGGCACGGCGCATATCGTCTCGCGTGCAATTCGAGGAGCAGGTGAAGCGGCTGGCGGGCGAAGCGGGTGTGTCGGATGTGCTGGTAGTCGGCGGTGGCGTCGCGACGCCGGCTGGACCCTTCACATCCAGCATGGATATGCTGTCGACCGGCATCTTCGATCGCTGCGGGATCAATCAGATTGCAATCGCCGGCCATCCCGAAGGCAGCCCCGATTTCAGCGATGAGACGGCGACGGCCGCCTTGAAGTTGAAGTATGATTTTGCCGAAAGAAGCGATGCAGCAATGCGCATCGTCACCCAGTTCGGCTTCGACCCCGCGCGCTTCATCGCTTGGGCGGAAGGACTTGCCGCCTCCGGCATCGACTTGCCGGTGCATATCGGCGTCTCCGGTCCGGCCAGGATCACGACGCTGCTGAAATATGCAGCACTCTGCGGCGTCGGCAATTCCATTGCCTATCTGAAAAAGAACGCGTTCTCCCTGACGACGCTGGCCAAGGGCCATTCACCGGAAAGCGTGGTCGGCCCTATCGAACGGCACTGGCAGGCAAATCCCGCAGGGCCGATCCGGCAAATACACGTTTTCCCATTTGGTGGGCTACAGAATTCGGCAGACTGGCTGGCCGGTCGTGGAAGCTGGCAAATCGGCGATGCGGACTTTTCCGCAAGGCGGGGCACGGTAGCGATCTAGGCCCACCTTTGCCTATGGCGCGACGGACGGTCGCCGTCGCGCATTCTCGTTATAAAGATCTACCTCAGGCCGCCTTGGCGACCTCGACAAAGGCGTTGCGGATGCTTTCCGCGACCGCAAGGATGGGGCGCGAGGGTCTTTCGCCCGTGATCAGGCGAATATCGAAATAACCAAGTTCCGGCAGGCCTTCCTTGTCGCTCAGAATGACCATGTCGTTCTGCACATAGGAGCGCGGCAGGGGCGCGATGGCGAGATCGGCGGCAATTGCTGCGCGCTGCGCCATGGTATGGCCGCTGAGATAGGCCACGCGGAAATTGCGACCTCGCTTTTCAAGCGAGTTGATCGCTTCCGAACGCCAGATGCAGCCCTCTTCCCAGATCGATATGGGCAGCGGATCGCGCAGATAGGCCGTACCGCATTTCGCCCCGGCCCAGACGAGACGTTCGCGCATCAGCACCTCGCCCGTATCCCGCAGCGGATGCGACGCACAGTTGACCAGTGCCAGATCCAGCCGCCGTTCATCCATGCGCTTGTAGAGATTGGAACTGGAATCGATCGTGACATCGATCATGATGCCGGGGAAAACCTCGGCAAAACGCTTGAGGATACCCGGGAGCAAACCGCGCTCGCCAATATCTTCCGGCGCACCGAGCCTGACGACGCCAGACAGTTCAGGCATGACGAAACGCGACACGGCCTCGTTAGACAGCGCGATCATGCGGCGCGCATAGGTAAGAAGCGTTTCGCCATGCGCCGTCAAAGTCACCGAGCGGGCATCGCGCAGGAACAACGTCGTCTTCAGCTGTTCCTCCAGCTTCTTTATCTGCATGGAAACGGCGGACGGCGTTCTGAACACCACCTCTGCAGCGGTGGAGAAGTTCCCGGTCTCGGCAATCGCGACGAAGGTTCTCAGAATGTCGTTATCCAGCAGCGGCAGCGGTTGGCGGAAAGTTACGGTCATGGCACGAACCTTCAAATATTTTGATTTATAGATGGATATCATTTCGTTTGATTGAATGTCAACACAGGCGCACCATCCGGGACATCGAATGACAGGGCAACTAACGCCTTGTCGGAATGAAGCGCTGGCCCATCACGGATAGACAGAAAGTCCGGCAGGCGGCGAGCGCGAGTCATTCCTAGAACTGATGGATGACATCAAATTCATTCTCTTGTTTGATGAGATATGTAAGCGCATACCGAAGTCGTAAACAGGATCGTGGTTCACGAAAGGATCAAGACATGGCCATGATACATTATCACCCCGCAGCGAGCCGTTCATCGCAACGCCCCTCGACCGGTAGCTGGCTCCAGCGCCTGTCCGGCCAGATTTCCGCTCTCCATACGTCATGGAAGCGCGCAAGAATGCTCCGCGCGCTGGAAGGTTTGCCGCCTGAAACATTGAAGGACATTGGATGGCCGACAACCGACAGCAATCGCATCAGGGTCGTCCGCAAATGATGCGCAACCCCATGGCTCGCAACCGTCTCAGGACTTGCGAGCCATCCCCGTCAATCCCGAGACGCCCCGGCAGAGGCGTAAAATGACCTGCCTGTTTTACATGCGACACGACGCCCTTTAAAAAGGCTTGTCGCAAATTTTGCATATTTCAAAAGCTATTTTTTGACAGCCCGGATTTCACGGCGTATTTTTCGTTAAAGATGTCGGAAACAGGACATCCAGAAGACCGATTCCAAGGGAGGAATTGCGTATTCGCAACGGAGCACGGGCAAATGAGCAGGAACTCCCAGAAGAAACGCTCAATCGTCTTTTTTCTCATTCCGCAATTTACCATGCTGCCGTTCGCCGCAGCGGTTGAAACGCTTCGCATCGCCAATCGCATGCTGGGCTATCAGGCTTACGAATGGCGCCTCGCCTCGCTCGACGGCCAGAAGGTCATGTCATCAAGCGGCATCTGTCTTGAGGTCGACACCTGTCTTGCCGATGAGCGCCGATATGTCAGCGGCGAAAACCGCGTTGAAATGGCAATCATCTGTTCGGGCATCGATGTCGACCAGCACATCAACAAATCCGTCAATGCCTGGCTGCGTGAAGCCTATAATCGCGGCATCGCCATCGGCAGCCTCTGTACCGCCGCGCATATCCTCGCGCAGGCCGGTCTCTTGAACGGCAAACGCTGTGCGATCCACTGGGAGAACCTGCCTGGTTTTTCCGAAGCCTTCCCGCAGGTGGAAGTCTATGCCGATCTCTTCGAGGTCGACAGCAACATCTATACCTGCGCCGGCGGCACCGCATCGCTCGATATGATGCTGAGCCTTATCGGTCAGGATTTCGGCGAAAATCTTGTCAACCGCGTCTGCGAGCAGCAATTGACGGACCGGGTGCGCAGCCCCAACGACCGCCAGCGCCTGCCGCTGCGTGCGCGCCTCGGCGTTCAGAATAGCAAGGTCCTGTCGATCATCGAATTGATGGAAGGCAATCTGTCCGAGCCGCTGTCACTGCTCGACATCGCCGATGCGGCCGATCTGTCGCGCCGACAGGTGGAGCGTCTCTTCCGGCAGGAAATGGGCCGCTCACCCGCCCGCTACTATCTTGAAATCCGCCTGGACCGCGCCCGCCACCTGCTGGTGCAATCGGCCATGCCGGTGGTCGAGGTTGCCGTTGCCTGCGGTTTCGTCTCCGCTTCGCATTTCTCCAAGTGTTATCGCGAAATCTACAATCGCACGCCGCAACAGGAACGGGCGGAACGCAAGCTGCTGATCAGCGCTTCACGGATGGCAACGGCGAGCCAGGGCAAAGCCGCGCACTGACGCGGCTTTAAACTTCGAGCGCGAAAAAGCCCTCACCTCAGTGAGGAAAACCTCCCCTCCGTCATGCCGGACTAGATCCGGCATCCAGCCACGGCGCGTCTGCGCAGTGAAAGGTATCTCCTGCGATCAAGTCCGGGGTGACGGAGTGGACACCAACTCAAGGTCACGCAAACGGCCGCACCGCGTGGGCGAGATCCTCTGCCGTCATACTTACACCCGCCCTGCTGCCCGCCTCGCCATGCAGCCAGACACCGGCAGCGGCAGCCTCAAAGGCAGGCGTTCCCTGCGCAAGCAATGCGCCGATGATGCCAGCCAGCACATCGCCTGACCCCGCCGTCGCAAGGCTCGACGGCGCATTGGTATTGACCAGCGCGCGGCCGTCCGGCGCGGCGATGACCGTATCCGCCCCCTTGTAGACCAGCACTGCGCCGCTGCGCGCCGATGCGGTCTGCGCCTTCTCGATCTTGCTCAGTGACGTGTCAGCGGCGAGAGCGGGAAAGAGCCGAGCAAACTCGCCCTCATGCGGCGTCAATACGAATTTCCCCGCGCCTGAAATCATCCGGTCGAACAGGGTTTCCGGGCAGTCCTTGAAAGCGGTGATCGCATCGGCATCCAGCACCACCATCTTTTCCCCGAGCAGGGACACGAATTGCCGCGCCTTTTCGAGATCGCCGAAACCGGGACCGAGGACGAAAGCGCCGTGGCGTTTGTCGTCCAGCCAGTGGCGCAGATCGTCCGCATCATCCAGACCGGAGCTCATAACCGCCGTCAATGTCACCGAAAGCACGTCGAGCGCCTGCTTCGGCGCGGCGATGGTGACGATGCCCGCCCCCGCCTTCAGCGCTGCAATTGCCGTCATGCGGCTTGCTCCCGTCGCATGTGGCGGTCCGGAAAAGACGGTCAGATGCCCACGGCGGAATTTATGCGTTTCCATTTCGGAGCGGGGCAAGGCGTCGCGCCAGACAAGTGGATCGTTTTCCGCAACCGATCCCGCATGAGCGGCGAGAATACGGGAGGGGATGCCGATATCGAACACCTCAAGCGTCCCGCACAGTTCCCGCCCCGGCATCAACAGATGGCCGGGTTTTCGCGCCATGAAGGTTACGGTTCGCACCGCCTTGAACGATGCGCCCAGAGGCACGCCCCTCCTGCCGCAAAGACCAGACGGCAGATCGACGGCGAGAACCGGCACGGCTGCCTGCGTCACCGCATCGATCACGCGCCGAAGCTCCGACGGAATCTCGCGGGACAATCCGGCACCGAACACTGCGTCAATCACCACGTCACCCGCCATGGGCACATAGTCGCCAAGCGGCAGGGCTGTGACGCCGCTGCCCTCGAAAGCCGTGCGGGCATCGCCTTTCATGGCCGTGACGTGGCCAAGATGATGAACCGCAACTGTCGCCCCGCTTTGCACAAGCGAGCGTGCCGCAACGTAACCATCACCGCCATTATTGCCGCCTCCGCAGAGCACGACGAAACGCAGCGCGTCCGGATAGTGGCGAAGGGCCGAAGCAGCGACCGCCTGCCCTGCCCGCTCCATAAGATCGTATAGGGGAATGCCGGATTGGCCTGAGGCCGCATCGATGCGGGCCATCACGGCAGGGTCGATAAGAGAGAGATTCAATAGGGATTTCATGGAGCGATCATCCCTTCAAAACGCCGGAAAGGCAATCGATACAAAAATAAGCAAATGGCTGCGGCGAAATAATAATCAAATGCATAAAATATAAACAAATCAACAACACGCTGTCAGCGCACTCCAAAATATTCAACATAACTAAAATAAGGAAAACCGACAGAATTGATGACGGATTTTTCGGGTTTTGGCGAGAAATTGGCTGGAAAACCACAAAAAGCGAATGCATTTTGTGCCAGAAAGCCGGGCAAGCGAAGTTTTTTCTTCAAGCCCGCTTCCGATCTGGCACAATACGTGCATTCTTGTGGCAGAGCGGGAATAACCTGCTTTAACGGGAGAAGCGGAGAGATATTTTCTCATGAAAAAGATCGAAGCGATCATTAAGCCTTTCAA
This region of Agrobacterium tumefaciens genomic DNA includes:
- a CDS encoding DUF1127 domain-containing protein; amino-acid sequence: MAMIHYHPAASRSSQRPSTGSWLQRLSGQISALHTSWKRARMLRALEGLPPETLKDIGWPTTDSNRIRVVRK
- a CDS encoding GlxA family transcriptional regulator, with product MSRNSQKKRSIVFFLIPQFTMLPFAAAVETLRIANRMLGYQAYEWRLASLDGQKVMSSSGICLEVDTCLADERRYVSGENRVEMAIICSGIDVDQHINKSVNAWLREAYNRGIAIGSLCTAAHILAQAGLLNGKRCAIHWENLPGFSEAFPQVEVYADLFEVDSNIYTCAGGTASLDMMLSLIGQDFGENLVNRVCEQQLTDRVRSPNDRQRLPLRARLGVQNSKVLSIIELMEGNLSEPLSLLDIADAADLSRRQVERLFRQEMGRSPARYYLEIRLDRARHLLVQSAMPVVEVAVACGFVSASHFSKCYREIYNRTPQQERAERKLLISASRMATASQGKAAH
- a CDS encoding LysR family transcriptional regulator — translated: MISIYKSKYLKVRAMTVTFRQPLPLLDNDILRTFVAIAETGNFSTAAEVVFRTPSAVSMQIKKLEEQLKTTLFLRDARSVTLTAHGETLLTYARRMIALSNEAVSRFVMPELSGVVRLGAPEDIGERGLLPGILKRFAEVFPGIMIDVTIDSSSNLYKRMDERRLDLALVNCASHPLRDTGEVLMRERLVWAGAKCGTAYLRDPLPISIWEEGCIWRSEAINSLEKRGRNFRVAYLSGHTMAQRAAIAADLAIAPLPRSYVQNDMVILSDKEGLPELGYFDIRLITGERPSRPILAVAESIRNAFVEVAKAA
- a CDS encoding NAD(P)H-hydrate dehydratase, producing MKSLLNLSLIDPAVMARIDAASGQSGIPLYDLMERAGQAVAASALRHYPDALRFVVLCGGGNNGGDGYVAARSLVQSGATVAVHHLGHVTAMKGDARTAFEGSGVTALPLGDYVPMAGDVVIDAVFGAGLSREIPSELRRVIDAVTQAAVPVLAVDLPSGLCGRRGVPLGASFKAVRTVTFMARKPGHLLMPGRELCGTLEVFDIGIPSRILAAHAGSVAENDPLVWRDALPRSEMETHKFRRGHLTVFSGPPHATGASRMTAIAALKAGAGIVTIAAPKQALDVLSVTLTAVMSSGLDDADDLRHWLDDKRHGAFVLGPGFGDLEKARQFVSLLGEKMVVLDADAITAFKDCPETLFDRMISGAGKFVLTPHEGEFARLFPALAADTSLSKIEKAQTASARSGAVLVYKGADTVIAAPDGRALVNTNAPSSLATAGSGDVLAGIIGALLAQGTPAFEAAAAGVWLHGEAGSRAGVSMTAEDLAHAVRPFA
- a CDS encoding methylenetetrahydrofolate reductase codes for the protein MIRKRTKFKLHDISTSPAIAASIEASPAQVLGPASLAGIFPQGVRVYLTDTGQASQDRLVDAAKHLRDLGYTPVPHLAARRISSRVQFEEQVKRLAGEAGVSDVLVVGGGVATPAGPFTSSMDMLSTGIFDRCGINQIAIAGHPEGSPDFSDETATAALKLKYDFAERSDAAMRIVTQFGFDPARFIAWAEGLAASGIDLPVHIGVSGPARITTLLKYAALCGVGNSIAYLKKNAFSLTTLAKGHSPESVVGPIERHWQANPAGPIRQIHVFPFGGLQNSADWLAGRGSWQIGDADFSARRGTVAI